A DNA window from Brassica napus cultivar Da-Ae chromosome C1, Da-Ae, whole genome shotgun sequence contains the following coding sequences:
- the LOC106374470 gene encoding putative glycerol-3-phosphate transporter 2 produces MASWTSSQFLYEETKPCGIQFLERFKRSGRLSFKQYQALVFTLTFVAYIAFHAARKPNSIVKGTLSASTVRGGWSPFDGPDGTALLGQIDLAFLSVYAVGMFVAGHLGDRLDLRTFLTIGMIGTGLFTALFGVAFWANFHSFYYFLAVQVLAGWFQSIGWPCVVAVLGNWFDKKRRGMIMGVWSAHTSLGNITGSLLASGLLRFGWGWSFLGPALLITFLGLVVYFFLPVNPPTVGAERDGTEVDSTMRLGDTITESFLGSRMSTGFDRKAIGFMAAWKIPGVAPFAFCLFFTKLVSYTFLYWLPFYVSHNMIGGEYLSEETSGNLSTLFDVGGVVGGVLAGYISDQLDGRAITAAGFIYLAIPALFLYRIYGHISLTINIILMFTSGVFVNGPFALITTAVSADLGTHKSLKGNARALATVTAIIDGTGSVGAAIGPVLTGYISAISWDAVFYMLMTAALISGLLLTKLIITEVKAMLYGSSDEGEAATSSSPATRAPIDVLL; encoded by the exons ATGGCGTCCTGGACTTCATCCCAATTCCTGTATGAAGAAACCAAGCCATGCGGTATCCAGTTCCTGGAACGTTTCAAGCGTTCAGGAAGACTCTCCTTCAAGCAATACCAAGCCCTAGTCTTCACCTTAACCTTCGTCGCTTACATCGCCTTCCACGCTGCTCGTAAGCCTAACAGCATTGTCAAAGGCACCCTTTCCGCGTCAACAGTCAGAGGCGGTTGGTCTCCCTTTGATGGCCCCGATGGAACGGCCTTGCTAGGACAAATCGACTTGGCCTTCCTCTCTGTCTACGCGGTTGGGATGTTTGTAGCCGGTCACTTGGGAGACCGTTTGGATCTCAGGACGTTTCTAACCATCGGTATGATAGGCACCGGCCTCTTCACAGCTCTCTTTGGAGTCGCCTTCTGGGCCAACTTCCACAGCTTCTACTACTTCTTGGCGGTTCAGGTTCTGGCTGGGTGGTTTCAGTCCATTGGCTGGCCTTGTGTTGTAGCCGTGCTCGGGAACTGGTTTGACAAGAAGAGAAGAGGGATGATTATGGGTGTTTGGAGTGCTCACACTTCACTAGGTAACATCACAGGCTCTCTACTCGCATCAGGTCTGCTTAGGTTTGGGTGGGGCTGGTCGTTTCTTGGACCAGCTTTGCTCATAACGTTCCTCGGTCTTGTTGTATACTTTTTCTTGCCGGTGAACCCTCCGACCGTTGGTGCTGAGAGAGATGGCACTGAAGTTGACTCCACCATGAGGCTTGGTGACACCATTACAGAGAGCTTCTTGGGGTCTAGAATGAGTACCGGATTCGATAGAAAAGCAATAGGGTTCATGGCTGCGTGGAAGATCCCTGGTGTTGCTCCTTTCGCCTTCTGCCTCTTCTTCACCAAGTTGGTCTCTTACACTTTCCTCTACTGGCTTCCTTTCTATGTCAGCCACAACA TGATTGGAGGAGAGTACCTGTCCGAAGAGACATCAGGAAACTTGTCAACACTCTTCGACGTTGGAGGCGTGGTGGGAGGAGTCTTAGCCGGATACATCTCTGACCAGCTCGACGGCAGAGCCATCACAGCTGCAGGATTCATCTACCTAGCCATCCCAGCCCTCTTCCTATACAGAATCTACGGACACATCTCATTGACAATCAATATCATCCTCATGTTCACGTCAGGAGTCTTTGTCAACGGACCTTTTGCTCTCATCACAACAGCTGTCTCAGCCGATCTCGGCACGCACAAGTCTCTCAAAGGCAATGCGAGAGCCTTGGCTACGGTCACAGCTATCATAGACGGTACAGGATCAGTTGGTGCTGCGATTGGACCGGTTTTAACCGGTTACATCTCAGCGATTAGCTGGGACGCGGTGTTTTACATGCTGATGACTGCTGCTTTGATATCTGGTTTGTTGCTCACTAAGCTTATTATAACGGAAGTGAAAGCTATGTTGTATGGATCATCTGATGAAGGTGAAGCAGCTACGTCATCGTCGCCAGCGACCAGAGCTCCCATTGATGTTCTcctctaa
- the LOC106376056 gene encoding GLABROUS1 enhancer-binding protein-like, whose protein sequence is MAPKDKIENPPAASSSEEEEEEESGSSVEASGSSSDDEAGDVQSKLTQKPPAASTKKKPESDSEEDESESDSDSEPPTKTKPLNAVVTSGSVAASSSTAKRSLKQADDEEPKKKKVKTSATEHPKKKDEEVKKISGEDAKKMFQRLFSETDEIAMLQGFLDFTSTRGDPYENMDAFCDYVKKLIDFNASKAQIVTKLQRCKKKFVNIVKNALKKGRTEDKVTCSKDLDQKAFELSRKIWGANGVLPAKPRKKSNDVVKSPPSPSHTPKKEVEKRKGSVVVDAHLSSSREMALFFKAENVSVFGLDESTVSAVWDMVEDGPKKREMEEKLKKLKDMQVELCLQRTALLDTTAKMIFKDYASSS, encoded by the coding sequence ATGGCACCAAAGGACAAGATCGAGAACCCTCCTGCTGCCTCTTccagcgaagaagaagaagaagaagagtctgGCTCCTCTGTAGAAGCATCCGGATCTTCTTCCGATGACGAAGCTGGCGATGTCCAGTCCAAGCTCACTCAGAAACCTCCCGCCGCTTCTACAAAGAAGAAACCCGAATCCGATTCCGAAGAAGACGAATCCGAATCCGATTCAGATTCCGAGCCCCCGACCAAGACCAAACCTCTCAACGCTGTCGTGACCTCCGGATCTGTCGCCGCGTCGAGCTCTACAGCGAAACGTTCTCTAAAGCAAGCGGACGATGAGGAgcctaagaagaagaaggtgaagacATCTGCAACAGAGCATCCCAAGAAGAAGGACGAAGAGGTTAAGAAGATCTCCGGAGAAGACGCGAAGAAGATGTTTCAGAGACTGTTCAGCGAGACTGACGAAATCGCGATGCTTCAAGGCTTTCTTGATTTTACTTCCACTAGAGGAGACCCTTACGAGAACATGGACGCGTTTTGTGATTACGTCAAGAAGCTGATTGATTTCAACGCCTCTAAGGCTCAGATCGTTACGAAGCTTCAAAGGTGTAAGAAGAAGTTTGTTAATATAGTGAAGAACGCGCTTAAGAAAGGAAGGACTGAAGATAAGGTCACGTGTTCTAAGGATCTTGACCAGAAGGCTTTCGAGTTGTCGAGGAAGATTTGGGGAGCTAATGGTGTTCTTCCTGCTAAACCGAGGAAGAAGTCTAATGATGTTGTAAAGTCACCTCCTTCGCCTTCGCACACGCCcaagaaagaagtggagaaaCGAAAGGGGAGTGTTGTTGTGGATGCTCATCTCTCGTCTAGTAGAGAGATGGCCTTGTTCTTCAAGGCGGAGAATGTGAGTGTTTTTGGTTTGGATGAGTCCACGGTGAGTGCGGTTTGGGATATGGTTGAGGACGGACCGAAGAAGAGGGAGATGGAGGAGAAGCTGAAGAAGCTTAAGGATATGCAGGTGGAGCTCTGTTTGCAGAGAACTGCACTCTTGGACACTACTGCAAAGATGATATTCAAAGACTATGCCTCGTCTTCATGA
- the BNAC01G17170D gene encoding uncharacterized protein BNAC01G17170D, with protein MGIMKRSFSFLTGTACGIYIAQNYKVPNINKLAHCAVSMVKELEKRYRKPERSDDV; from the coding sequence ATGGGGATAATGAAGAGAAGCTTCTCTTTCCTAACGGGAACAGCGTGCGGGATCTACATCGCTCAGAACTACAAGGTTCCTAACATCAACAAGCTTGCCCACTGCGCCGTCTCAATGGTCAAGGAACTTGAAAAGAGATATCGCAAACCCGAACGTAGTGACGACGTTTGA